The Candidatus Poribacteria bacterium nucleotide sequence AACTCCGCAGAGGCAGACATCCGTAGGGAACTCATCCGCTACCGTTACATCAAAGGCATCACCGGGCTACCCGCAAATTTGTTAAGTTTTCGCTAAGCGCGCCATTCATTGAGATACATCCCCATTTTCCCGTCAACGAAAAAATTTTGCATAAAAATGCATTTTATGCAACCTTTCCTCCCTTAAAATACGACATAACGTCATGAGGCATTTCGGCGAAACTCACAGGTTTCCGAAACTTACTATCAAACGACTTTGGAGGATCGCATGAAAAACGAAGATGTTGACCTGATTCATCGCATCTTGGCAGGTGATGAGGCTGCGTTCACGACTCTGGTGGAAAGGCACCGGAAGTGGATTCATTCACTCGCATGGCGTGAGATTGGTGATTTCCACGCGGCACAAGAAATCACACAAGACACCTTCATTCAAGCTCTTAAATCGCTGCCTACCTTGAGGGATCCCAACCGTTTTTTGGGATGGCTATATGTGATAGCAAAGCGTCAGTGCATTGAGTGGCTGCGGCGAAAGCCGATTACGATGCAGTCCTTAGATACAATGCCTAAAGCTGAGTTAGAAACGGTATCCTATACGAAATATCTTGACGAAAAACAGACGCAAGCGTCAGCAGATGGGTTACGTGAAGTTGTAGAACGCCTCCTCCGAAAGCTGCCAGAATCTGAACGTTCTGTGATGGTCCTGCACTATTTCAACGGCTTAACCTGTGAAGAAGTGAGTGAGCGTTTGGATGTATCTTTGAACACAGTAAAAAGTCGGCTATATCGGGCGCGGAAGCGACTGGAGCAGGAGGAGTCGATGCTGCGAGAAAACTTGGGTCCAAATTTATTTAAAAATGAACCGCGATACATTAGTATCCAAGCGAACGCGACAACAGAAAGCGGAGAACACTTGGCAGAAGGCGGTTTTGAACTCACGCAAACTGATAAGGTTTTCACGTCTACCGGCTCCCGCACGATGGGGCTCCATGGCGACTACCCACTGCCAATGTATATGTTGCTGCACTATATTATCCACCCTAATGCGATAGATCTCTTTAAATTTCCTTTGGGTATTGGGAATCGTTGGGAGCCGGAGGGTCCTCATAAATCTAAAGCAATGATAACTTTGGAAGCGCATGAAACAGTCAAGGTCTCAGCAGGAACCTTTCCATCGTGCCTGAAGCATATAACTGTGTTCACAGACGCTGACGTAGAAGAACCCGACGCTGAAGAGGGAAACGCATACCTAAACGGCACGCGCTATCTGTGGTTCGCTAAAGGCGTTGGACTCGTGAAGATGCGTTATGAGCATTCTAATGGTGTCATTACAGAAGCAGAATTACTTGAATATGAAACACCCCTTGCGGATGAAGAATATTTCCCATCCCAAATAGGCACGCAGTGGACATACAAATGGCACAACGATTATAACGACGCGGCGATTATTGAAAGTTGGCACGTCACCAGGAATTTTAGTCACCCCAAAAATCTTGATAACCCCTTGGCACTTGCCTCGGCGAGATATGAGGTGAAAATAAGTGACGATGAACCGCGGGTCGCACATGTCAAGTGTGTCCTAACACCAAAAGCAGATAGGGGTCCGAAAGGGGACCGAAAGTCGTTGCTCTTGTCCATGACTCGTTTTGGAACAGAATGGTTGTACGATGGATATGCCCGGTATCTTCAAGATTTAACGGTTACCGATGTAAACGGTGAAACATTACTAATAGAGGAAATTGGTAAAACACAATGGGTTGTCGAGGTAGAAAGCACATCACCTTTAACCCTGCAATACAAAGTGTTAATAAATCACGATGAGCGGGATTGGCCCTTTGGGCGGAATGAGGCACCATACGTCCAAGAGGATTGCATTTTCTTGCCGGGATATGCGCTGTTTATCGTCGGTGAAGTCAAGGATCTTCAACTAAAAGTCGACGTGCCGGATAACTGGCATGTCTCAACACCTTGGGAGCAGATTGCGTCGGATGAACATCATTTCGTATGTGAGGATCAGGACGACCTGATGTTCGCGTATCTCGTGCTTGGTGAATACAGTAAACGTGTGGCAAAATTGGGAGAGGCAGAGGTCGTGATTGCAACCGGCGGACGTTTTAAAGCATCTATTGATGAGGTCCAACCTACCATCGAGTCCCTCCTGCACGGGTATTCAGATGTATTTGATGCTACCCCAACAGGTAAGATACTTTTTGTTGCCAACCCGTATGGCGAAAAAGGATATCCCGGTGGTGGGGCATCTGGACGCAGCATCAGCGTGCACGTCGGCGGCGAGTTAGATAAAGCGAGCAGACGTTTTTGGTTACCGCTTGTCGGATACATGGTTTCCTCTCTCTGGGTTGGGACTCAGGCTATCAATTTTAGAGGACAAGAATATTGGTTTAGCGCGGGTTTCACGGGATATTATTCAGATATTGTCTCTGTCCGCCTTGGATTTACTTCTGAAAGCGATTTTCTCAGAAGTTTTGAACGCGGGTGGGAATCGTATCTATCTCGACAGGGTGAACTTTCTATTCGCGAGGCAGGGGAAGACAAATCCGCCAACCGAGAACTTGTCTATGACGGCGGCAGTTTAATCGCTGCGGCTTTGGACTTGCAAATTCGCACACTTACACAAAACCGAAGCAGCTTGGACGATGTGATGAAGCAGATGTATCGGGAATTCGGTCTTACCGACGTTACCTATACGATAAACGATGTCATCAGGATCGTTAGTCAGATTGCAGGTAAAGATTTTAAACCCTTCTTCAGCAAATATGTGCAAAGGACAGAGCGACTGCCATTAGAGCAATATCTTAAAGCGGCAGGTATGAATACCGAGATAGCCTTTGGCGAGAGACTTCCGAGTCTCAATTATATCCTTTTTGAGATGCTTCAAATCAAATCGCTTGGCGGTCCAACAGGACGAGGTATGTTCATCCATCATTCATCACAGTATCAGGATGACGACGAATTGATAGGCATCAACGGCACACCGGTGAAAACATTTGACGACATCAGAGAGGTTGCCAAAGATTGGAAATCCGGTGATGCCGTAGCCTTAACCCTTAAAAGGGAAGGCAAAGAAATTATCCTGCCCATCACACTATCAGGTGACACCTCGAAAAAACCACCACTGGAACCAGGACCCCTTGATGTTACTATCACGAAAAATATGGATAGCACAGACCTACAACGCGCCATCTGGTCGAGTATTGTGGGCGATAAAGGAGGAAATTGATGAAAAAAACAGATAAATCCGAACGCAACATTGTTTTAAGTGCCAGTGCTGCTACAGAAAGCGGGAATCATTTGGCAGAAGGGAATTTCACCCTTAAGAAGACCGATAGGGCTTTGACATCCATCGACTACGGTACAGCAGGACACGGTAGTGGTGATCCATCGCCGAGGTATATGTTGCTATACTACATGAGCCACTATGAAATCGACCTCTTCAAATTTCCGCTGGATATCGGGCAAACTTGGAAAGAAAAAGGGCACTGGCGTATGCAGACGAAAAGTAGTTTGGAGGGTTATGAACCTGTAGAAGTCTCAGCAGGCACGTTCTCGAACTGCCTAAAGCATAAAACTTTCTTCACTGACGCTGATGTACAGGATACGAAGGCTGAGCTGCGAAACGCGCTTTTGAACGGCACCCGTTATCTATGGTTTGCCGAGGGTGTTGGCCTTGTTAAATTGAGATATGAACATTCCAACGGGGTCGTTACAGAAGCCGAATTGCTTGAATACAAGATTCCTGTTGAAGACCAAGAATACCTCCCTTTGCAAATTGGCAATGTATGGACCTATAAATGGCAAAACGATTATCGGGACGAGGCTGCCATTGAAGAGTGGCGCGTCATCCGAAATTTTAGTGAACCTGAGAATCTTGATACTCCGATGGAACTTGCATCGGCGAGATATGAGGTTAAAATAGATGCCAATGAACGGCGCGTGGCAAATGTTGCGTGTGTACTAACGCCGAAGACAGACAATCGTGCTAAAACGGGCCGAAAGCCGTTGCTCTTATCTATGAGCCACTTTGGTACTGATGGTATGTACGATGGATATGGTAGGTATCTCCGAGATCTAACGGCTACCGGGTCTAAGGGAAAAAAGATACCAGTCACAGAGATTGGAAAAACGCAATGGATGGTTGAAGTCGAGAATGATTTACCTGTGACGTTGCGTTACAAAGTGTTGCTGAATCATGATGAACGGGAGTGGGCATTCGGTAGGGATGAAGCACCGTACGTTCAAGAAGACTGTATGTTCTGTCCCGGATATGCGCTGTTTATCGTCGGTGAAGTGGTGGATATTGAACTGCGTGTTGATGTTCCAGATGACTGGCACGTCTCGACCCCTTGGAATCGTATTGGAAACGAAAGGTATCGTTTTGCTATAACAGACCAAAACGATTTGATGTATGCGTATCTTGTGCTTGGAAAGCATTCCGAGAGAATGGCGGAATCTGAAGGGACAGAGGTGCTGCTCGCTTTGGGTGGACACTTCAAAGCATCTATGGATGAAGTTCAAAGAACAGTTAAATCACTTCTGCATACATATTCGGGAATTTTCGGCGGTACCCCAAAGGATCGTATGTTGTTTGTGGCGAATCCTTGTGATATATACAGCGGGGGCGGCGTATCTGGTCGCAGCATCAGCGTTCTGATGGACGGAACATTAGATACAGGCAACAGACAATCATGGACACCGCTCGTAGCACATGAAATTTGCCATATCTGGAATGGAAAAGCTATCAATTTTAGTGAACAGGAATACTGGTTTAGCGAAGGGTTCACCGAGTACGCTTCAAAAATTAGCTGCGTGCGTCTTAGCGTAATTTCTGAAGAGGAGTTTCTCAAGGACCTTGAACGCAAGTGCGAATTGTATCTGTCTAAACAGGGTGAACTCTCTATCCGAGAGGCAGGCGAAAACAAGATGCCGAACAGAGGACTTGTCTATGACGGTGGAAGCCTAATTGCTGCTGCTTTGGACTTGCAAATCCGCAAGCACACACAAAACCGGAACAGTTTAGACGATGTAATGAAGCAGATGTATCGGGAATTTGGACTCACCAGAAATGAATACACAATGAATGATGTCATCAGAATTGTCAGCCAAATTGCAGATGAAGATCTTGAATTGTTCTTCAAAAAGTATGTTTCAGGAACGGAACGTTTGCCGCTGGCGGAATATTTCACGAATGCGGGTATCGATGTCGAGATAGCATTTGGCGAAAAACTTCCGAGCCTTGGATACATTCTTTTTCAGATGCTTCAAATCAAGTCAATCGGTGGTTCAACAGGAGGGGGCATGTTCATCCACCAATCCCCGCAGTATCAGGATGATGACAACTTGATAGGCATCAACGGCACACCGGTGAAATTTTTTGATGACATCAGAAAAGTTGCCAAAGATTGGAAACCTGGTGATGTCGTTGAGCTAACCGTTGAACGAGAGGGTGAAAATGTCACCCTACCTATCACATTAGGGGGAGATCCATCTGAAAATCCGCCATTGGAACCGGGGCCTATTGACGTTACCATCACGAAAAAAACGGATAGCACGGAGCCGCAACGCGCCATCTGGTCGGGAATGTTAGGCAAAGGAAACTGTTCTCAAGTTGAAACACTATAGTTAACGTGAATTCCGTATTTGTAGCGCAAACTTTTAATTTGTGCCTATCCTTTTTATAAGAAGTGTCTTTAATAGACAAACTCCAAACTTTTAAGGAAGCATCATGTTACGAACACTTATCCGCCAAGAGCTTCTAACACATCTGATGAGTGCGCGTTTTTTTGCTGCCGTTGTCATTACGCTTCTACTCGTTGTCGCCAATTCTGTCGTGCTTCTTGAAGATTACGAACGTCGATTGGCGAAATACAGCCAGCAGGAAAATGGCCATCGTGAGAAGGCACAGGAAGCGAAAACCTACTCAACTTTAAAACTATCTGTTGAACGTCCACCGAACCCCTTAAGTCTTTTTAGCGCCGGATTGGATAAGCGGCTTGGCACCACTTTTGACATTTACCACGGTTTCGTCCCAATGATTTCGGATGGCTCGGCGCGAAGTCTTGATAACACATTTCTTAACCTCTTTTCAAAGATCGATCTCGTCCTCATTTTTCAAGTCGTTTTGAGTTTGATGGCACTGCTTTTCGCTTACGACGCAATCGCAGGAGACTGGGAAAGTGGCACCTTACGCCTGATTATTTCCCATCCAGTGAGGCGTGGATCCATTCTACTTGCGAAATATATTGGAGCAATGATCTGTCTGCTGCTCCCCGTGCTAATGAGTCTGCTGATGGTCCTGATTTTGTTAGCCACTGCCGACGCAATCCAATTGGATGGAGAAGATTTTCTTCGGATCGGCGGGATAATTCTGACAACAACCATCTACTTGTCTGCTTTTTATCTCATTGGACTGTTGATTTCTACAACTACACGCCGCACTGCCACATCCCTGATGCTCTGTATGTTTCTGTGGGTAGTTTTGGTACTCATCTATCCAAACTGGAGTCGGTTTACCATTACCCCCGTTGGTGATACACGCGCACTACACTCATCAGCAGATCAACAGGTTGAACAGATTTGGGAAGAGGTTGACAGAGAAGAAAGCCGGTTTTTAGCGAACAGTCCACTTGAAGGTGAACCTCAAAAATTTAATCTGGATGTTCCGTCAAGTAATAGTTTCTCGTCAGGGAGGCACTTCAGCAAACGGTATGGAATGGATATGACACTGGGAAAACGCTCAGAACCGTTAGTGCCTCACGTTCAAAAGTATCATGCCACTATGGGTGCGTTGTACCTCCGTTCTGCGGAACAAATCGGTTTAGTCCGAAAACAGACTTTGGATAGCACCTCCCTCCGAGAATCAATATGGCATGAACGTCTCATGAAACTCAGTCCTGCAAGCCTCTATACGTTTGCTACCTCTGCTTGGGCCGGCACTGATCTGGACGGCATGTTTGATTTTGTTCAAGCCGTTCAAGGTTACCGGCGTACCATCGTTGACTATTTCCACGATAAAGATGCGTTCGGCAGTCGGCAATGGTTCGCCTCTGACAGAGGTGCAGTAGACTGGTGGGATTTGCCACAGTTCCGTTTTACGCCGACGGGTGCTTGGGAAAACGCAACACGCGCACTGCCAGAATTATTTTTACTCTTACTCATCAACTTGGTTCTCTTCACAGGGAGCTTCCTGATTTTCACTAAAATCGAAGTTTAAAGGGGAATCCCAATGATCTGGCATATCATCAAACGAGAACTCTTTGACCACATCAATAGCCTGCGCTTTATTCTAACGGTTGTGATACTTTCCGCCTTAATGGTTACCAACGCTGTAGTGCATCTTCGGACGCACCCCAAAAGGGTCCGTAACTATTCCGAGAAGGTTACCAAATCCGCTAACGAGTTGAAATCCCGAACAGGGTTGTATGCTCTGGCGCGGAAGGGACCCGGTGACCTCAACAAACGTCCCTCTTCGCTCTCCTTTATCGCAGACGGCGGGGATGCCTATTTGCCAAAAAACATATCAAACGGGGAGACTTGGTCCAAAAGCGGTCAAGGGGGTGAGGTCAAAAGCAACTGGTGGTTGAATTACGGCACCGTGAACCCGGATGCGACAGATCTTCGTCCCTATGCAATAAAGATAGATTGGGTATTTATTATCACTTACCTGCTCTCGTTCATTCCGCTCCTCTTCACGTTTGATGCACTCTCTGGCGAGCGAGAACAAGGGACCTTGCGATTGTGTCTCGCGAATCCGATTTCGCGTCCCATCCTATTAATCGGTAAATTCTTGGGGACCTTAATAACCGTCCTCATTCCTTTCATTTTTGCAGTGCTGCTGAATTTGGCAGTGATTTCCGTCGATAGTTGGACACAACTGAGTGCAGACAACTGGGGACGTTTAGGGTTGATCCTGTTGATTGCTGCCTGCTATGCGGGTATCTTCGTTGGATTGGGATTGATGGTTTCTGCTGGCACGCGAGAGCCTCGGGTGAGCCTTGTTGTGCTCTTATTGATTTGGGTAGCCGCTGTGATTTTTATGCCATCCACCCTCGGCACCCTTTCCACAAAATGGATGCCACCCGTTCAAACAATGGATCAATTTCGTGATACAAGAAAAGCAGCCCTTAAGCAGATTAGTGACGACTATAGTGCCCGAATGCGTGCTATTAAAGAAAAAAAGAACCCGAACCTCCCAAGTCTAAGTGAACTTCAGCAACTTTATGAAACGTCACCTGAAGCTGCCATGGCCGCAGCAGAAAAGTTAAGAGGAGCCTGGGAAACGGAAGGTGATGAAGAATTGGCACTCAAGGCTGAACTCATTAAGGGAGATGTAGAAACCCGAGAACGCCTTAATCGCGAGCGTTTGGATGCACAAGTCGCGCAGGTGCAGCGCGCAAGGGCGGTAACCCGGCTTTCACCGGCAGCGATTGTCCAATACGCGCTTGAATCAATGGCAGGCACCGGTTTTAATCGGCACTTGCAATACTTAGAACATGTGCATCAGCACACAAAACAATTCCGACAATTCATCATCGAAACCGATAGAGCAGACATCCAAAGTCGTCACCTCATCGGCATCCCCAAGGGCATGTCTCAGAAACCAGTTTCGAGTGAGGCAATTCCGCAATTTGAGGATAAGATCGCCTTTAGCGATACCTTCAACACCGCAACTTTGGACCTGCTGTTACTCGTGTTACTACTCGGCGTATTTATTTCAGGGGCATTCCTTGTCTTTATACGTTCAGAGGTATGAACACCCATAATCACCGATGGGCATTAACGGCTCGTCACCAAACAAAAGGAGAAATAACTATAATGTTGAAAAGATTTCGCACCTTTTTTACGCTTTTACTCGTCTTTGGGCTCAGTGCAATGCTTATGGGCGACGCATCGGAAATTACCCAATATTTTCCAAAAACACTCGGAAGTTACTGGGTTTACGAAGACCCAGATGGAAACGAATTAACGCGGCGTGTCGTTGAGGACAAAGAGATTGCCGGGGAAATGTATCACGCCTTCAGTTATGAACCCGTGTTGGAGAATCCGGCAGATTATGACTAT carries:
- a CDS encoding sigma-70 family RNA polymerase sigma factor: MKNEDVDLIHRILAGDEAAFTTLVERHRKWIHSLAWREIGDFHAAQEITQDTFIQALKSLPTLRDPNRFLGWLYVIAKRQCIEWLRRKPITMQSLDTMPKAELETVSYTKYLDEKQTQASADGLREVVERLLRKLPESERSVMVLHYFNGLTCEEVSERLDVSLNTVKSRLYRARKRLEQEESMLRENLGPNLFKNEPRYISIQANATTESGEHLAEGGFELTQTDKVFTSTGSRTMGLHGDYPLPMYMLLHYIIHPNAIDLFKFPLGIGNRWEPEGPHKSKAMITLEAHETVKVSAGTFPSCLKHITVFTDADVEEPDAEEGNAYLNGTRYLWFAKGVGLVKMRYEHSNGVITEAELLEYETPLADEEYFPSQIGTQWTYKWHNDYNDAAIIESWHVTRNFSHPKNLDNPLALASARYEVKISDDEPRVAHVKCVLTPKADRGPKGDRKSLLLSMTRFGTEWLYDGYARYLQDLTVTDVNGETLLIEEIGKTQWVVEVESTSPLTLQYKVLINHDERDWPFGRNEAPYVQEDCIFLPGYALFIVGEVKDLQLKVDVPDNWHVSTPWEQIASDEHHFVCEDQDDLMFAYLVLGEYSKRVAKLGEAEVVIATGGRFKASIDEVQPTIESLLHGYSDVFDATPTGKILFVANPYGEKGYPGGGASGRSISVHVGGELDKASRRFWLPLVGYMVSSLWVGTQAINFRGQEYWFSAGFTGYYSDIVSVRLGFTSESDFLRSFERGWESYLSRQGELSIREAGEDKSANRELVYDGGSLIAAALDLQIRTLTQNRSSLDDVMKQMYREFGLTDVTYTINDVIRIVSQIAGKDFKPFFSKYVQRTERLPLEQYLKAAGMNTEIAFGERLPSLNYILFEMLQIKSLGGPTGRGMFIHHSSQYQDDDELIGINGTPVKTFDDIREVAKDWKSGDAVALTLKREGKEIILPITLSGDTSKKPPLEPGPLDVTITKNMDSTDLQRAIWSSIVGDKGGN
- a CDS encoding M1 family aminopeptidase, encoding MKKTDKSERNIVLSASAATESGNHLAEGNFTLKKTDRALTSIDYGTAGHGSGDPSPRYMLLYYMSHYEIDLFKFPLDIGQTWKEKGHWRMQTKSSLEGYEPVEVSAGTFSNCLKHKTFFTDADVQDTKAELRNALLNGTRYLWFAEGVGLVKLRYEHSNGVVTEAELLEYKIPVEDQEYLPLQIGNVWTYKWQNDYRDEAAIEEWRVIRNFSEPENLDTPMELASARYEVKIDANERRVANVACVLTPKTDNRAKTGRKPLLLSMSHFGTDGMYDGYGRYLRDLTATGSKGKKIPVTEIGKTQWMVEVENDLPVTLRYKVLLNHDEREWAFGRDEAPYVQEDCMFCPGYALFIVGEVVDIELRVDVPDDWHVSTPWNRIGNERYRFAITDQNDLMYAYLVLGKHSERMAESEGTEVLLALGGHFKASMDEVQRTVKSLLHTYSGIFGGTPKDRMLFVANPCDIYSGGGVSGRSISVLMDGTLDTGNRQSWTPLVAHEICHIWNGKAINFSEQEYWFSEGFTEYASKISCVRLSVISEEEFLKDLERKCELYLSKQGELSIREAGENKMPNRGLVYDGGSLIAAALDLQIRKHTQNRNSLDDVMKQMYREFGLTRNEYTMNDVIRIVSQIADEDLELFFKKYVSGTERLPLAEYFTNAGIDVEIAFGEKLPSLGYILFQMLQIKSIGGSTGGGMFIHQSPQYQDDDNLIGINGTPVKFFDDIRKVAKDWKPGDVVELTVEREGENVTLPITLGGDPSENPPLEPGPIDVTITKKTDSTEPQRAIWSGMLGKGNCSQVETL
- a CDS encoding ABC transporter permease subunit, with amino-acid sequence MLRTLIRQELLTHLMSARFFAAVVITLLLVVANSVVLLEDYERRLAKYSQQENGHREKAQEAKTYSTLKLSVERPPNPLSLFSAGLDKRLGTTFDIYHGFVPMISDGSARSLDNTFLNLFSKIDLVLIFQVVLSLMALLFAYDAIAGDWESGTLRLIISHPVRRGSILLAKYIGAMICLLLPVLMSLLMVLILLATADAIQLDGEDFLRIGGIILTTTIYLSAFYLIGLLISTTTRRTATSLMLCMFLWVVLVLIYPNWSRFTITPVGDTRALHSSADQQVEQIWEEVDREESRFLANSPLEGEPQKFNLDVPSSNSFSSGRHFSKRYGMDMTLGKRSEPLVPHVQKYHATMGALYLRSAEQIGLVRKQTLDSTSLRESIWHERLMKLSPASLYTFATSAWAGTDLDGMFDFVQAVQGYRRTIVDYFHDKDAFGSRQWFASDRGAVDWWDLPQFRFTPTGAWENATRALPELFLLLLINLVLFTGSFLIFTKIEV
- a CDS encoding ABC transporter permease subunit; this translates as MIWHIIKRELFDHINSLRFILTVVILSALMVTNAVVHLRTHPKRVRNYSEKVTKSANELKSRTGLYALARKGPGDLNKRPSSLSFIADGGDAYLPKNISNGETWSKSGQGGEVKSNWWLNYGTVNPDATDLRPYAIKIDWVFIITYLLSFIPLLFTFDALSGEREQGTLRLCLANPISRPILLIGKFLGTLITVLIPFIFAVLLNLAVISVDSWTQLSADNWGRLGLILLIAACYAGIFVGLGLMVSAGTREPRVSLVVLLLIWVAAVIFMPSTLGTLSTKWMPPVQTMDQFRDTRKAALKQISDDYSARMRAIKEKKNPNLPSLSELQQLYETSPEAAMAAAEKLRGAWETEGDEELALKAELIKGDVETRERLNRERLDAQVAQVQRARAVTRLSPAAIVQYALESMAGTGFNRHLQYLEHVHQHTKQFRQFIIETDRADIQSRHLIGIPKGMSQKPVSSEAIPQFEDKIAFSDTFNTATLDLLLLVLLLGVFISGAFLVFIRSEV